The window AATAATTCACATCTGAGTGCTTTGATTAATTCAGTATATGCAGAAGACAAAGTATTATTAGTTACGGCACGCACAAAGGGATTCTTAGAGGAACAAACTACCTTTGTGAGGTATTGGGAAAGATGTGTCTTGACTGTTCTCCATGTTTTAACCACTCTGAGATAAGAATCAGTTCTGCTAATAAACAGAGAATGAAGTGTAGAGAGCTACAATTGATGGTGTGATGTATTAATTAGGTAAGTTCAAGCCAAATTAGAAACTGGAGAACTGATACACAAAATGGAAGACACCATTCTGGAGATTTTACAATAGTGGGTCATCAAAAatgaatatgttaaaaatatgtgTATAGTATATAACATTCAGGTTCATTTGGGTACtttgttaactgttttgaaagttgatattatagtattttgtttaattacttcatcacatttttgtttattaaattaatgaGTGATTTTCATAAATATTCTAGCAATGATAATAGAATGTCCTTACATGTATTAACACAGTACATCATTTACATGTTTTCAGTATCATTTACAATATCATGTGGATAAAAACTGACCCCAAATAGAAATGTAGTGGTGGAAATTTCTTACATAGAGAGCAGATTCTATCTCAAGCAATATAAAAATTGATAACTGATCTAGCAATATTGTAAAAAGGTGATAACTGAGTGACTGTGGTATGGAGGaaaataagccacaatattttaatttaactgcggtgggctggcgccctgcccggggtttgtttcctgccttgcgccctgtgttggctgggattggctccagcagacccctgtgaccctgtagttaggatatagcgggttggataatggatggatgggtggattttaatttaacaaaaggaggtctttaatagcattaatgctgatccagagttttttaataaaattctgaAAACCAGTTAAAGCAGCCTTGTTTTTTTATAGCTTGGAAATCCTCCTCCCATACTTGCTAGTCCATTGACCAATGTCAGCCTGCTTACTTCATAACAAGAAGAGTTAGGTCATGTCTGGTGACCCTTAGTAAACAAACATTTATTATTGCTTCTACTTTATTGGTTACAGAAATCATTAATTGTTTTATCACTAAGCGCCTGTCCTTGAAACTCCAAAATATTCCATAActttaaagatacagatttggttaaaacttaaagaaaataacttgTATGAAACTATTCAATATACATGAAACCCAGttcattacttattgttaaaaaacaacatttagtgataggatttaaagttaacagagcAGAATGCAAACCcagaatagatatatatataatcacataAATACAACAGAAAATGAGCAGATATTCTTCCACGGCGGTTATTTATagttcacattttttaaacatgtacgTTTTCAAAGAAGCATTCAATGGAGAGTTAAAAATCGGTATTTACGTCTGCCCAGGTATAGACAGGTTCCTAGCAATGTGTATGAGTCTACTGGCATTTCAAACCCTTGTGTTATGGATTTTTTTGCCATCAGGATGGCTATCAGGCATATAAAAGATCAAAATGTAGAAGATGAAATAACTTGTCTCAAGGTTTGTttgaaaaagtaaagaattattcATTGAGCAAACAGGATGTTTTTCATCTGTGTTTCTCTCATTTAAGGtagacaattttgaaaatgtacctGTATGTTTCCAACAAGAGTTTTAGAAATCTAAAAAATCTGTGTAAAATGCTTTGTTCTAGATATGGAAATAAAAAGGGAACATTCCTATCATCAGATTGTGTTGAAGAATAACCATACAAACTTTCAGCATCAGCAGCCCACTTGCAGTTTAGTGTTTTCGTGAaacacaggcagacagacatgacaatgacaatatgtgctttttgtgttttaagcaaatgtatataaatttaaaaagtcatattattattattattattattattattattattattattattacagtgcatataaaatgtactgaaatgttgagaatttttatttcataataagatatgttttaaaaatgtaaaatatttttacatttattacttatttttgtgTGTCACTATATAgtagtatacagtattttcattcaAGTTTCAATATCcactttttatattgtattacatttattattattagattataaatttttgatttttgttttatatatttagtatatttttatcttaaaaaatcaacagttataaTACACTCAAATTCTGtctatgaatttaaaaaaaaaaaaacaactttttaataaTTCAAAGTTCAAGAGAAACATAAAGTGCTCCAGTTCAGAAAAGTTAAAATCTAAATAGGAACCTGTTTTTGCTGCATGATTAAATAATGCTACGGAGGAATGAACATCCTCTTTAAATATACGTGACACATTTTTCAAATCATCATATCAAACCATAAAGTTATAAACCAGCAGtgaggtttaaaaaaaagtacTGCTGGGCTAAGCAAGCATTGTACAACATCACTCATGGCCTAATGGGCCTTTCCAGCTTCCCATTTGCCACACCCCCACCAGGTTTTCATCTTGAAAAAAGTATATACtacattttaaaaggtttatATGAAATGAACACATCTTGCTTTAACTTTTTTAAGCTATTCTTGCAGAAAGCTTCAGTCGCATGGCCACTGTGAATGATGTCTGGGTAATGTCACAAAGAAGGGGTGTCATTGTATTGACCCACACACCCAGAGCATTGCTAATAACAGCAATACATGCAAaaaatgaagattattaaataaagaaaacacattgaGAGCTGattaaatggaaaacacaaagtaagatatagaaaaaataaaaactgaacaaacCCTGTAGCCTGCCTGGGTCTACAGAGGATTAAGACCAGATAGGGTGGCTTACCCATTCATCAATCTCCAACAACTACTGAAACTTATCTTCCAGCAGCTATCTGTCTCTCAGGATTCTAAAAATGattctgcatgttttcatttgtgatttttttttatttaatgtgatttGTGTGCTAGTTGTTTCAATATTCTGCTCTGCAAGGCATATCAGTCGTATGCTACTTTACATTCAAAGTCATGATAAAAGACATTGACCTGCTGGAATAAGTGGTTTCATTAACTGAAATGCTGAatgatttgggttttttttttttttttttttttttactgtttaactATTACTGTTCAAAGAAAATTAGTGATTTGGATTTGCTGTGACAAGAAGAAATGGTGCTTTCCTGGTATAAACCAACTCCTAAAATAATAtcacaaatatcaaaaatcaaagtataaagtGGGGAATGAAAGGGGAAACAGTACAgacaaaagaacacagtaccCCAAAATGAGTAAGCATACAAATTACACACAAACATTTACTAGGCTAGGATTTGAGCCCAGGACTTTGAAGCTATGAGCCAAGTGAGACATTGCTTCACCATTCTCAATTGTACATGTAGTGCTTCTTGTAGTAACTGGCCACAGAGTGTTAGAGCAGGGATTcctaaactcggtcctggggaccccctgtggctgcaggtttttattccaaccagcttctgtttttagttggattcctgggctaattaagtgaactgttatttcccaagatTCTGTGTTTTTGGGAATAACATAGAAATTAGAatactaagtttggtaaaaaaatatatatatatatattaaaatgtactaagtagttatatgggaaaaatgtgttttcttgctttttaacattttcatcttgattttcattagtAGATCTGACACTAtttgcagcctttgatttttcagtgttgtttgcctggctgtatgttctgcttgtttttaattattattaataagatgCAACAAAGGGGGagaactgcacagagaaagggcaaaatataatgaaatcaacaaaacatagttaagcatttaaatcaatagcaaaagcagaaatatttctaaatgtcttataaatgtaaaaatcatgcttttctgaatgtagaataagagtagaggaaaaaaaacaccagctagttaaatgagatcagtgctatcaggtgttgtcactgattagcattttggttggaacaaaaacctgcagacacagggggtccccaggactgagtttagaAATCCCTGTGTTAGAGGATTAGAGGAATAAAACATGATATCATAgtaatgatgtacagtatgtaacatcAAAAATAGTTATCTCTAGCTGAATTTAATAAATTgagtgttactttaaaaaaattaaattgaagaactttaaaatattcttttgggTTCACAGGTCAAAAGGATAATGCCTTCAGATTCTTTCTACTTCTCAATTCTACGGAATCCTGTCACAATGATGGAATCCACATTTTCATATTATAAACAAATCCCAGCTTTTGACAGCACTAAAACACTGGATGAGTTTCTCCAGGATCCCCAGAAATACTACAATGAGTCATTACAGGAAAACAGCTATGCAAGGAATCTAATGacatttgactttggcttcaatAACAATGATGAGGATAATGAGAGACGTATCAATAAGACCATTGCATTCATAGAGAGAACCTTTGATCTAATACTGATTTCAGAATATTTTGATGAGTCAATGATATTGTTGAAAAACGCTCTGTGTTGGAGCCTGGATGATGTAGTATACTTCAAACTTAACAGtcgaaacaataaaacaaaaacaaaagtctcattgcagacagaacagaaaataaaagagtgGAATTTTTGGGATTGGAAGCTCTACTTATACTTTAACAGCACATTTTGGAGGACAATTGATAAGACAGttggtagaaaaaaaatgaataaagaagttGAGGAGCTTAGAAGCAAAAGAAACCACCTCATGAATATGTGCCTTAAAGAAAGGAATTCTGTAGACCCATCTAAAATCAAAGATGAATCTCTGAAACCTTTACAGTATGGGAATTCTGTAATTGAAGGGTATAATCTTAATTTACATCTAGACAACATGACAAAACTGTGGTGTCAAAAACTTATTACACCAGAGCTTCAATACACCAAACAGCTTTATGACAAGCTATTTCCCAACCTGATTAAAAGGCCTACACCtctaaattgaaaagaaatttggAAGACTTATTCTGAGAAATGGAGAGGATTTAGATCTTTGGAGAGGCAAAACAGGAATCCacacactccaaagtcttcacaATAAACCTAAGCTAAAGCTTTTGTTGACATTAATATAAACTATAAGGACACAATTGCACAAGATGGTTACACCATATGTTATCTTCAAGAATGAAAAGTGCTCAGACACTGCCTGTTTGCGTGGACTTTTCTCTGATTGTTCCaatttttctctcacatcccaaagatgactGTAAATGTCTGGGTGTGATCAAATGGCACCATGTCTGGATGTGGTTCTTGCATTGTGTTGGCAGGACTGGCTCCACCCTCTGTGACCTTAAGGTGAAATAAGCAGGCttgatcaataaaaaatgttgaaaacaatat of the Erpetoichthys calabaricus chromosome 2, fErpCal1.3, whole genome shotgun sequence genome contains:
- the LOC114646531 gene encoding galactose-3-O-sulfotransferase 2-like isoform X3, which gives rise to MKKNVHLWRSTQSVAMVTKPFATRKSADYKKISEKENNENVKHDFNQPLAGNQNVYKQKTFLFYPQQTSNPQNTEKSTNVLIKKTVSLSEEKNDFVGRNGIGQSHSASGKTGGRDFYCLPKTHIVFLKTHKTASSTILNILYRFGDTRNLTFALPYGQYNQLAYPLYFTASFVKGFISNTTTKYDIICNHMRFLLPEVKRIMPSDSFYFSILRNPVTMMESTFSYYKQIPAFDSTKTLDEFLQDPQKYYNESLQENSYARNLMTFDFGFNNNDEDNERRINKTIAFIERTFDLILISEYFDESMILLKNALCWSLDDVVYFKLNSRNNKTKTKVSLQTEQKIKEWNFWDWKLYLYFNSTFWRTIDKTVGRKKMNKEVEELRSKRNHLMNMCLKERNSVDPSKIKDESLKPLQYGNSVIEGYNLNLHLDNMTKLWCQKLITPELQYTKQLYDKLFPNLIKRPTPLN
- the LOC114646531 gene encoding galactose-3-O-sulfotransferase 2-like isoform X1, whose protein sequence is MPLTFASSFIRLSCLFFRRCLKTPLSRCLRRLWMIAIAVTVLWVALQIVGITQHRWVTKPFATRKSADYKKISEKENNENVKHDFNQPLAGNQNVYKQKTFLFYPQQTSNPQNTEKSTNVLIKKTVSLSEEKNDFVGRNGIGQSHSASGKTGGRDFYCLPKTHIVFLKTHKTASSTILNILYRFGDTRNLTFALPYGQYNQLAYPLYFTASFVKGFISNTTTKYDIICNHMRFLLPEVKRIMPSDSFYFSILRNPVTMMESTFSYYKQIPAFDSTKTLDEFLQDPQKYYNESLQENSYARNLMTFDFGFNNNDEDNERRINKTIAFIERTFDLILISEYFDESMILLKNALCWSLDDVVYFKLNSRNNKTKTKVSLQTEQKIKEWNFWDWKLYLYFNSTFWRTIDKTVGRKKMNKEVEELRSKRNHLMNMCLKERNSVDPSKIKDESLKPLQYGNSVIEGYNLNLHLDNMTKLWCQKLITPELQYTKQLYDKLFPNLIKRPTPLN
- the LOC114646531 gene encoding galactose-3-O-sulfotransferase 2-like isoform X2 — encoded protein: MKKNVHLWRSTQSVAMCLKTPLSRCLRRLWMIAIAVTVLWVALQIVGITQHRWVTKPFATRKSADYKKISEKENNENVKHDFNQPLAGNQNVYKQKTFLFYPQQTSNPQNTEKSTNVLIKKTVSLSEEKNDFVGRNGIGQSHSASGKTGGRDFYCLPKTHIVFLKTHKTASSTILNILYRFGDTRNLTFALPYGQYNQLAYPLYFTASFVKGFISNTTTKYDIICNHMRFLLPEVKRIMPSDSFYFSILRNPVTMMESTFSYYKQIPAFDSTKTLDEFLQDPQKYYNESLQENSYARNLMTFDFGFNNNDEDNERRINKTIAFIERTFDLILISEYFDESMILLKNALCWSLDDVVYFKLNSRNNKTKTKVSLQTEQKIKEWNFWDWKLYLYFNSTFWRTIDKTVGRKKMNKEVEELRSKRNHLMNMCLKERNSVDPSKIKDESLKPLQYGNSVIEGYNLNLHLDNMTKLWCQKLITPELQYTKQLYDKLFPNLIKRPTPLN